The following proteins are co-located in the Schistocerca nitens isolate TAMUIC-IGC-003100 chromosome 2, iqSchNite1.1, whole genome shotgun sequence genome:
- the LOC126234243 gene encoding craniofacial development protein 2-like produces the protein MGDFNAKVGKEEAFREIVGNESLLGVSNKNGKRLIDFAMGNGMVVKSMSLQRMNIRKATWNSPDGTTFNQTDHMVIDRGHASDILEVDSCKEVDCDLDHFMVRGKFRQCTAIYRSRGKRKAPQRYNVSKLKEKGVSEKYETELQKKCEALERI, from the coding sequence AATGCAAAAGTGGGAAAAGAAGAAGCTTTTAGAGAAATAGTAGGAAATGAAAGCCTGCTTGGTGTgtcaaataaaaatggaaaaagacTTATAGACTTTGCCATGGGCAATGGAATGGTAGTGAAGAGTATGTCGCTCCAGAGAATGAACATAAGGAAAGCCACATGGAACTCGCCAGATGGCACTACTTTTAATCAAACTGACCATATGGTAATTGACAGGGGACATGCGTCTGACATCCTTGAAGTTGATAGCTGCAAGGAGGTGGACTGTGATTTGGATCATTTTATGGTAAGAGGGAAATTCAGACAATGCACAGCCATCTATAGATCCAGAGGGAAGAGAAAAGCTCCACAAAGATACAATGTTTCCAAATTGAAAGAGAAGGGAGTATccgaaaagtatgaaacagaactgCAGAAGAAGTGTGAGGCTCTGGAAAGAATTTAA